TGAATGGTGTATGGCTTGGCAATAAAGTTCTGGATGCCGTTTGCCCCCTGCAATTTCTCGTTCGAGACAAAACCACTGACGGCGATCGCTTTAATCTGCGGATTAATTTTTTGCAGCGTTTGAATGGTGGTGGGGCCATCCATTGATGGCATCATCATATCGACTAGGGCGACAGCAATCTGGTCTTTGTGGCGAGCGCAGAGTGAAATCGCTTCAATGCCATCGTGGGCTGTTAGCACATGATAGTTATAAGCTTCCAGCGCCATTTTGGTTGTTTCTAAAATCTTTGTTTCATCATCGACCACCAGAATCCATTCGGCATTGCCATTGGCTGGATTAGCAGGCTCTACTTGAATGGGAACAGATGCTTCTACTGCTGGCAAGAATACTTTGAACTCAGTTCCTTGACCCACCTTGCTAGACACATCTATGAATCCTCTATGACTTTTAACAATGCCCCTCACCGTAGAAAGCCCTAATCCTGTGCCTTTGCCCAGCTCTTTAGTAGTAAAAAAAGGTTCAAAAATTCTGTCTACAATATCCGGTGACATGCCAGTTCCGGTGTCTTTCACAATCAGTCCAATGTAGGAACCCACCGAGGCATCCAGATGCAGTCGGGCATAGGGTTCGTCTACAAACAGGTTTTTGGCAGAAATAGTGAGTGTACCGCCGTGAGGCATGGCATCACGGGCGTTGACGACCAGGTTCATGAGCACTTGATGCAGGTGCGTGGCATCACCAGACACCAGCCCCAGTCCCGGTTCCACGTCGATGACCAGCTCAATGGATTTAGGAAATGTCTTTTCAGCAATCTGCTTCACTTCGTGGATCAGGTGTTTCACTTGCACAATCGCCTGTTTACCCTCGACCCCACGCGCAAATTGCAGCACTTGCTTCACCAAAGCCGCTCCCCGTCTGGTATTGGTTTCAATAATTTCAAATAAATGCTGACTCTGCTGATCGGCATGAGGAAACTTGAACTGTAACAATTGGGCTGTGCTGAGAACGGGAGTCAGAATGTTGTTGAGATCATGAGCAATGCCACCCGCCAGAGTTCCTAAACTTTCCAGTCGTTGCGTTCGCAGAAATTGACTTTCGAGCTGTTTCTTTTCCGTGATGTTGGTATTGACGGTCAAGATCGATTGGGGTTCTCCCTGAGCATCATGCATTAAGGTCCAGCGGCTCGCCACAATGATTTCTTGACCTTGGCGATCGACTTGATACAGTTCACCTTGCCAGGTGCCAGATGCTCTTAAGCTGCTTTGAGCACTTTCGAGTTGATCGAGCGAGTCTGAGGGATACAATAGCTGATTCGCGTCTTGGGCGATCGCCTCTTCCGCGCTCCAGCCGTAGACCTGCTCTGCGCCCTTGTTCCAATATTGAATTTTGTTATCTAAATCTCGGACGAGGATGGCATCCGTGGTGATGTTGAGCAGCGCTGCCTGTTCCCGGATTTTATCTGCTGCTTGCTTATGTTGTGTCAGGTCTAATACAAAGGTCACGATCGCCTCTTGCGATTCATCCAGCAAAGCGCCACCGACCATCACTGGAATCCGGTAGCCATCTTTATGGAAGTACTCCTTCTCAAAGGCATTAAACGCTCCCGAACTGGCGAGTTCTGCCACTGCGACTTGGCTGAAATGGTTATATTCTGGAGGGGTGAGCACTTGCCAATTGATATTATCCGCTTCTAAGTCAGCGCGATCGTACCCTACCATTTGCAAAAAGGCAGCATTTGCGTCTGTAATACTGCCGTCTAGCTTGCTAAAAATCACGCCAATCACATTGGATTCGATCAGATATCTAAATCGAGCTTCACTGCGCTGTAAGGCTCTAAATGCTTGCTCATGTTCTACCTCCAGGTGTTGGCGTTGTTGAATCTCCTTCTCTAGTCGCTCATTTTGTGCTGTTAAGCGCTTGGTGAGGTTTTGCAGCCGCACATGAGTATTGACTCGGGCCAAAACTTCTTCATGATGCAGCGGTTTCGTGATGTAATCCACTGCACCTAGATTTAAGCCTTTAACCTTATCTACGTTATCGCTAACCGCCGTGAGAAAAATAACTGGGATCTCTTGGGTAGCGGGGTTTGCCTTCAAGCGGCGGCAGGTTTCAAAGCCATCAATTCCAGGCATGAGAACGTCGAGCAAAATCAAATCAGGAGGCGCGTACTCTGCCAGAGCGATCGCTCTTTCTCCGTCTTCAGCGATCACCACTTTGAAACCCGCCGCCTCTAGTAAGTCGAGCAGCACATCTAAATTTGTGGGCATATCGTCCACAATTAAAATCACATCTTCTTCAGCCGTGCCTGTATTCATGAATACCTCTTATTAAAATTGGTTTAAAAATTCCAGAATTTGCCGCCCCTTAAATTCTTTAGCTAGCTGTCTCAAGTGGGTGGTAAACGGCCTCAACTGCGGGTCTGACTCTTCTAATTGGGTCGATCGTCTGGCAATGGCTCGTAAATCTCCTCGCATGACTAAATCTAGGAAAATAGCCAGTTCTTCGGCGGGCGGAGTGGGGAAGTCAGACGCAGCTAAGGAGGACATCATGAAGTTATTTTCTGGCTGATCTTGTTTCCAGGGTGCTCCAGTTTCGTTGGCATTTTCGTAAATCCATTCTAGTTTTAAGTGTTCTTGTAATTTCTGAAGTAACGCGTCTTCTCGGATGGGTTTTGGTAGAAAATCGTTGCAGCCTACCTTAAGGCTCTGTTGCTGATCGAATTCAAAAACGCTAGCCGAAACTGCAATCACGATCGTGTCTTGGAGAACTGGCATTAATCTAAGGCGTCGGGTGGCCTCAAAACCATCCAAATTTGGCATCACCAAGTCGATCAGGATAGCATCGGGCTGAAACGATTGCGCCTTATTCAGTCCATCTTCACCATCTACCGCATCTAACACCTCAAATCCGAGCGGCTCCAAGAGATTGACGAGGATAGCGCGATTTGTGGGCTTGTCGTCTACAACTAAAATTTTCCGCTTGTCGCCTTTGATCCCAGCGATCGCCCCCTTTGAGGTAGTTGCAGCCTCTATTGGTGCCTGAGTTTCTGGTAGTTCTAGATCAAACCAGAACGTGCTGCCTACTCCCAACGTACTCTGGACCTGAAGCGTGCCGCCCATCATCTCTACCAGTTGACCGCTGATCGCCAGTCCTAACCCGGTTCCTTCTGTTTTGCGGCTATTTTCACCGACTTGTTGAAACGGCTGAAAAATCTCCTCCAGTTCATCTGAGGCAATGCCAATGCCAGAGTCTGCAATTTGAAAGCGAATTTTCTGCTCGTGATAACCCACCTTAAAAGCGATCGCTCCCGTTTCGGTGAATTTAACCGCATTGCCCAGCAGATTTAGCAAGACTTGACGCAAGCGTTTGTCATCGGCTCGAATCACTTTAGGGAGCGGAGACAGAGTTTGGTAGCTTAACGCAATCCCTTTTTGCTCTGCTTTAATTCTGCAAATCTCGGCAATGCTATGTAAAAACTCATCAAAATGAAACTCTCTCGGATACAGTTCCATCTTGCGAGCTTCAATTTTAGATAGATCCAAAACATCATTGATCAGGTTGAGTAGATGCTCTCCGCATTGATGAATGATGGCAATGCGATTCTGTTGCTGTTGGGATAACTCTCGGTCTTTCTGGAAAATCTGGGTATATCCCAAAATGCCATTCAGCGGGGTCCGCAGTTCGTGGCTCATGTTGGCCAAAAACTCACTCTTGGCTTGGTTGGCAGACTGAGCAATTTGCTCTGCTTTCTGGCGATCGCGCGCCTCTTGGCGTAGCTGTACCGTCCGTTCTTCGACTTTTGCTTCTAGCGTTTTGCTGTAATTTTCTAACTGTTCGTGGGATCGCTTTAAGTCGGCATTCGCAAGGGCTAAATCTTGATAAAGGCGGGAATTCTCAATCGCGATCGCGGCCTGTGAAGATAGAAGCTGTAAAACTTTAACTCGCTCGGCTGTAAAAGCACCTGTGGTTAAATTGTTTTCTAGGTAAAGAATGCCGATCAGCTTACCTTGATGCACGATGGGCGCACCCAAAACAGATTTCGGTTGGTGATCGAGAATGTAGCAATCGGTGGTAAAAATCCCCTCACGAGTTGCATCATTGAGAACCACACTCTCCTGAGTTTGCCGCACATAATTGATGATAGACAGTGGTATCTGCTGGCTGGTCTCTACCGCGATCGATTGCTGAACAATTAATCCATTTTGATTCGCCTGCCCGGTGGCTTCAATAAAGAGTTGTGCATCCTTCTCTAAAATGAGTATCCCTGTTTCTGCACCCGCATTTTCCAGCAGAATTTGCATCAATGTTGTCAGCAGGTTACTGAAAACGATCTCACCCGAAAGCGCTTGTGCAGCTTTCATGACCGTGGCTAAATCCAGGTTGTGATCCGTTCCAAGATGATTGGTTGTCCTTTGAGGGCTGGTTGTGTTTGTGCCACTTTTAGCGGCAGCTTTAGTAAAAAACTGAGGATATTTTTCTTCTAAATGCTTCACTTTAGCTTGAGCGCCCCAGATTTGATAGGCGTAGTGCGCTTTTTGAAAGTAGAGTTGGGCGATCGCGTCTCTACCCCAGGCTAAATAGAACTTAGCAGCTAGTTCACCAGCTAGAGCTTCTTCATTGATGTACTCATTTTCTTTGGCCGCAGCAATGGCTTTGTCATATAGTTCCATTGCTTCTACGTTCTTGCCTAAAACGCGATGCCGTTCTGCCTCTACTAAATAGTATTTGTGCAGATGATTCATGGGGGCATGATGTGCCCAGTTCTGCAGTTTTTCTTGATTGGTTTGGACGCGCTCAAGTATATCTTGTTGCTCAACCTGTGAAGCTTCAGAATAGCTAGCTAGTCGTACTAAGGAATCATAAAAATAGAAGATTACAACCGTGAGTTGTCCTGTAGATGCTCCGAAAGAACTCTCTATATGAGGGATATGTTCCAGGGCTTCTCGGTAATTTTCAAATCCATAACAAAGCACAAGTTTGTGCAAATATAAGTAGTGGAGTGCCAGTTGGTTATTGGTTTGCTGATGTAGTGGCAGCATTTTCGCTTCGTCGTAAGCTTTCCCCTTTAACTGGCATAAATTTTGGCTGTTTCCCATCAGGTTTAAGACGGCTTGCCAACAAATCTTTGTATTAT
Above is a window of Trichocoleus sp. FACHB-46 DNA encoding:
- a CDS encoding response regulator; the encoded protein is MNTGTAEEDVILIVDDMPTNLDVLLDLLEAAGFKVVIAEDGERAIALAEYAPPDLILLDVLMPGIDGFETCRRLKANPATQEIPVIFLTAVSDNVDKVKGLNLGAVDYITKPLHHEEVLARVNTHVRLQNLTKRLTAQNERLEKEIQQRQHLEVEHEQAFRALQRSEARFRYLIESNVIGVIFSKLDGSITDANAAFLQMVGYDRADLEADNINWQVLTPPEYNHFSQVAVAELASSGAFNAFEKEYFHKDGYRIPVMVGGALLDESQEAIVTFVLDLTQHKQAADKIREQAALLNITTDAILVRDLDNKIQYWNKGAEQVYGWSAEEAIAQDANQLLYPSDSLDQLESAQSSLRASGTWQGELYQVDRQGQEIIVASRWTLMHDAQGEPQSILTVNTNITEKKQLESQFLRTQRLESLGTLAGGIAHDLNNILTPVLSTAQLLQFKFPHADQQSQHLFEIIETNTRRGAALVKQVLQFARGVEGKQAIVQVKHLIHEVKQIAEKTFPKSIELVIDVEPGLGLVSGDATHLHQVLMNLVVNARDAMPHGGTLTISAKNLFVDEPYARLHLDASVGSYIGLIVKDTGTGMSPDIVDRIFEPFFTTKELGKGTGLGLSTVRGIVKSHRGFIDVSSKVGQGTEFKVFLPAVEASVPIQVEPANPANGNAEWILVVDDETKILETTKMALEAYNYHVLTAHDGIEAISLCARHKDQIAVALVDMMMPSMDGPTTIQTLQKINPQIKAIAVSGFVSNEKLQGANGIQNFIAKPYTIQELLQTLQAVLRQPTEKQIMQYNFID
- a CDS encoding ATP-binding protein, translating into MTLETLSAKAVVIHEITLAPLALADICHLIADTLHSDIMSVLPLAELVIRKTSGNPFFVNQFLKTLYQENLLTFNPLSNQGKAGWQWDITQIEALDITDNVVELMIQKLRKLPESTQQVLQLAACVGNKFDLQTLSIIYKRSPAETYQDLESAIAEGLVLPASELTPAPDLTDTHLVSLEYRFLHDRVQQAAYALIEDSSKQATHWQIGHLLWQNISPETLSEKIFEIVDHLNLGIELVTDKAEQIEIAKLNLIAGQKAKAATAYAAAIAYLQFGLKLLAEDSWSHQYDLTLSLHTEAAEAAFLGGDFEKMQRLAAIVQNRAKTLLDSVKVYEVQIQADMGQQQLLAALNTGLRVLKQLGIEFPDVPNPADIGQALGETAAILSGTPTEALIDLPAMSDPHQLAAIRILSSIFSACYSGMPSLLPLTVCKQVNLSVQYGNAAVSPFAYAVYSLLLCGAVGEIERGYEFGQLALRLVSKLNAKEIAAKTCHLVYAGVQHWKDHVRTTLEPFLSTFSSGLETGDLEYAGYAVMVWSHYSFFVGQPLVQLEREIVTYTDALRSISQETALNNTKICWQAVLNLMGNSQNLCQLKGKAYDEAKMLPLHQQTNNQLALHYLYLHKLVLCYGFENYREALEHIPHIESSFGASTGQLTVVIFYFYDSLVRLASYSEASQVEQQDILERVQTNQEKLQNWAHHAPMNHLHKYYLVEAERHRVLGKNVEAMELYDKAIAAAKENEYINEEALAGELAAKFYLAWGRDAIAQLYFQKAHYAYQIWGAQAKVKHLEEKYPQFFTKAAAKSGTNTTSPQRTTNHLGTDHNLDLATVMKAAQALSGEIVFSNLLTTLMQILLENAGAETGILILEKDAQLFIEATGQANQNGLIVQQSIAVETSQQIPLSIINYVRQTQESVVLNDATREGIFTTDCYILDHQPKSVLGAPIVHQGKLIGILYLENNLTTGAFTAERVKVLQLLSSQAAIAIENSRLYQDLALANADLKRSHEQLENYSKTLEAKVEERTVQLRQEARDRQKAEQIAQSANQAKSEFLANMSHELRTPLNGILGYTQIFQKDRELSQQQQNRIAIIHQCGEHLLNLINDVLDLSKIEARKMELYPREFHFDEFLHSIAEICRIKAEQKGIALSYQTLSPLPKVIRADDKRLRQVLLNLLGNAVKFTETGAIAFKVGYHEQKIRFQIADSGIGIASDELEEIFQPFQQVGENSRKTEGTGLGLAISGQLVEMMGGTLQVQSTLGVGSTFWFDLELPETQAPIEAATTSKGAIAGIKGDKRKILVVDDKPTNRAILVNLLEPLGFEVLDAVDGEDGLNKAQSFQPDAILIDLVMPNLDGFEATRRLRLMPVLQDTIVIAVSASVFEFDQQQSLKVGCNDFLPKPIREDALLQKLQEHLKLEWIYENANETGAPWKQDQPENNFMMSSLAASDFPTPPAEELAIFLDLVMRGDLRAIARRSTQLEESDPQLRPFTTHLRQLAKEFKGRQILEFLNQF